A genomic region of Conger conger chromosome 6, fConCon1.1, whole genome shotgun sequence contains the following coding sequences:
- the rtn4rl2a gene encoding reticulon-4 receptor-like 2a, whose protein sequence is METRSTTRSSRRFGTRNFKSGLSLWLVLWLVLVKPSAVRGCPRLCVCYPSPMTVSCQSQNFTSVPAGVPYDSQRVFLQNNRIVQLRVDSFGFQTQVLWLYSNNLTWIEAGAFSELRELEELDLGDNPHLQRLEGGAFRGLEKLQSLHMHRCRLAAVPHDIFRKLYSLQFLYLQENQLHFLQDDLFSDLVNLSQLFLHGNRIRTLSENVFRGLVNLDRLLLHDNRVRQVHRKSFRDLGRLTMLFLFNNSLAELPGQALRDVGSIEFLRLNANPWSCGCEARPIWEFFRQSRVSSSELLCSSPSPRRGQDLRFLREMDFALCPLPDPGSLAGTTTTTFSTKTRWWFSKAKAAASTKSSYAKTSEAVKAFPFAVKPLVGPSTSIAASFPSKYELAEEEAALPKLDPEEYWANYGSEDASVRCFELECPPGYDSPGLPPSSSSSSPLLSFLAVSLSLLALSIHLLFG, encoded by the exons ATGGAAACCCGCTCGACTACACGGAGCTCCCGGCGTTTCGGCACTCGTAACTTCAAGA GTGGTCTCTCCCTGTGGCTGGTGCTGTGGCTGGTTCTGGTGAAGCCCAGCGCAGTGCGGGGGTGTCCTCGCCTCTGCGTGTGCTACCCCTCCCCCATGACGGTCAGCTGCCAGTCGCAGAACTTCACCTCCGTGCCAGCAGGGGTGCCATACGACTCGCAGCGTGTCTTCCTGCAGAACAACCGCATCGTCCAGCTCAGGGTCGACTCCTTTGGCTTCCAGACACAG gtGCTGTGGCTGTACTCTAATAACCTGACCTGGATCGAGGCTGGGGCGTTCAGCGAGCTGAGGGAATTGGAGGAGCTGGACCTGGGGGACAACCCCCACCTGCAGCGGCTGGAGGGCGGGGCCTTCCGGGGCCTGGAGAAGCTGCAGAGCCTGCACATGCACCGCTGCCGGCTGGCCGCCGTGCCCCACGACATCTTCCGCAAGCTGTACAGCCTGCAGTTCCTCTACCTGCAGGAGAACCAGCTGCACTTCCTGCAGGACGACCTCTTCTCCGACCTTGTCAACCTCAGCCAGCTGTTCCTGCACGGAAACCGCATCCGCACGCTGTCCGAGAACGTGTTCAGGGGCCTGGTGAACCTGGACCGGCTGCTCCTGCACGACAACCGCGTGCGCCAGGTCCACCGCAAGTCCTTCCGCGACCTGGGCCGGCTCACCATGCTCTTCCTCTTCAACAACTCCCTGGCGGAGCTGCCCGGGCAGGCGCTGCGGGACGTCGGGTCCATCGAGTTCCTGCGGCTGAACGCCAACCCCTGGTCCTGTGGCTGCGAGGCCCGGCCCATCTGGGAGTTCTTCCGCCAGTCGCGCGTGTCCAGCTCCGAGCTGCTCTGCTCCTCGCCGTCCCCCCGCCGTGGCCAGGACCTGCGCTTCCTGCGCGAGATGGACTTCGCGCTCTGCCCCCTGCCCGACCCCGGCTCCCTGGCcggcaccaccaccaccaccttcaGCACCAAGACCCGCTGGTGGTTCTCCAAGGCCAAGGCCGCTGCCTCCACCAAGTCCTCCTACGCCAAGACCTCAGAGGCAGTCAAGGCCTTCCCCTTCGCTGTCAAGCCTCTGGTGGGGCCTTCCACCTCCATCGCCGCCTCCTTCCCCTCCAAATACGAGCTGGCTGAGGAGGAGGCTGCCCTGCCCAAGCTGGACCCGGAGGAGTACTGGGCCAACTACGGCAGCGAGGACGCCTCGGTGCGCTGCTTCGAGCTGGAGTGCCCGCCCGGCTACGACTCGCCCggccttcctccctcctcctcctcctcctcacctctgCTCTCCTTCCTCGctgtttccctctccctcctcgctCTGTCCATCCATCTACTCTTCGGCTGA